A window of the Brumimicrobium sp. genome harbors these coding sequences:
- a CDS encoding stage II sporulation protein M, translating to MREIAFIKQNKEKWIEIEEVVQGKAKKNPDELSSLYVQLMNDLSFSQSYYPKSKTTIYLNYLTIQIYQKIYKTKRVEKNRLKSFFTEEVPFIMYANRRILLFTFVVFFLFVGIGILSTIHDKEFAKLILGESYINMTIENIKEGNAIGVYESGSNWGSAILIIMNNLGVAARMFIYGVFAGIGTLLFMIYNGIMLGTFQYFFVEYGALGESARGIWIHGAFEISAIVIDAMAGFVLGASILFPKTYSRIDSFKIGFMEAMKIFISTIPFIVMAGLLEGFITRYALKMPLILNLIIIFGTLGLIFYYYVIYPYRIHVKSKKLELV from the coding sequence ATGAGAGAAATTGCATTTATAAAGCAAAATAAAGAAAAATGGATTGAAATTGAAGAAGTTGTACAAGGAAAGGCTAAAAAAAATCCAGATGAACTTTCGTCTTTATATGTCCAGTTAATGAACGATTTGTCGTTCTCTCAAAGCTATTATCCCAAGAGTAAGACAACGATTTATTTGAATTATCTAACGATTCAGATTTATCAAAAGATTTATAAAACCAAACGCGTTGAAAAAAATCGTTTGAAGTCATTTTTTACAGAAGAGGTTCCTTTTATTATGTATGCCAATAGAAGGATACTACTATTTACCTTTGTTGTTTTTTTCCTCTTTGTTGGGATTGGTATTTTGTCAACTATACATGATAAAGAATTTGCCAAATTGATTTTGGGTGAAAGTTATATCAATATGACAATAGAGAATATCAAAGAAGGTAATGCAATTGGAGTGTACGAAAGTGGTTCTAATTGGGGAAGTGCTATTTTAATTATAATGAATAATCTTGGGGTGGCGGCACGGATGTTTATTTATGGCGTCTTTGCTGGAATTGGAACACTCTTGTTTATGATATATAATGGAATTATGTTGGGGACTTTTCAATATTTCTTTGTGGAATATGGAGCGCTTGGTGAAAGTGCACGAGGAATTTGGATTCATGGAGCTTTTGAGATTTCTGCTATTGTGATTGATGCTATGGCTGGTTTTGTGTTGGGTGCTTCTATCTTGTTTCCTAAAACTTATTCGCGAATTGATTCTTTTAAAATTGGTTTTATGGAAGCAATGAAAATCTTTATAAGCACCATTCCTTTTATTGTGATGGCAGGACTATTAGAAGGATTTATTACGCGTTATGCTTTAAAAATGCCGCTGATTTTGAATTTAATCATTATTTTTGGAACACTTGGACTCATATTCTACTATTACGTAATCTACCCCTATAGAATACATGTGAAATCCAAGAAGTTAGAACTAGTATAA
- a CDS encoding aminotransferase class IV: MEKLFVNNNGEVLENDGHTLCAGNRGHLYGDGLFESIRAIHGKPINMEAHIARMLDGMRVLKMNIPTYFTVEFFIEKMEELLQKSEIKGGGKVRLSVDRISGGTYKPSSNEVDYFIEVYPLPTNEFMLNEKGIEVDLYTAIHKEKTPFSNYKVKNALLNVMASIEASERNLGDVLLTNNRGGILEATGSNIFVVGNGILYTPGLEENCVGGTMRMLLINIALQNNIRVYESPLTPQNLLIADEVFLTNAIQGITWVGGYRTRRYMNTTSVRLLQLLNEQFG, from the coding sequence ATGGAGAAACTATTTGTAAATAACAACGGTGAAGTGTTGGAAAATGATGGACATACTTTATGTGCAGGAAATAGAGGTCATCTCTACGGCGATGGTTTGTTTGAAAGTATTCGTGCAATCCATGGAAAACCTATTAATATGGAAGCTCATATTGCTCGTATGCTTGATGGTATGCGTGTTCTGAAGATGAATATTCCTACCTATTTTACGGTTGAATTCTTTATTGAAAAAATGGAGGAATTACTTCAGAAATCAGAAATCAAAGGAGGAGGAAAAGTACGTTTATCAGTTGATAGAATAAGTGGTGGAACATACAAGCCTAGCTCAAATGAGGTTGACTATTTTATTGAAGTATATCCACTTCCTACAAATGAGTTTATGTTGAATGAAAAAGGAATAGAAGTAGATTTATATACGGCAATACATAAAGAAAAAACTCCTTTTTCAAACTATAAAGTGAAAAATGCTTTATTAAATGTTATGGCTTCCATAGAGGCTTCTGAGCGTAATCTGGGAGATGTTTTGCTTACGAATAATCGGGGTGGTATTCTTGAAGCTACTGGATCAAATATTTTTGTAGTCGGAAATGGAATTTTATATACACCTGGATTGGAAGAGAATTGTGTTGGAGGAACTATGCGTATGTTGCTTATAAATATAGCTCTGCAAAATAATATCCGAGTATATGAGTCTCCTCTTACTCCTCAAAATCTTTTAATTGCCGATGAAGTATTCCTTACCAATGCTATTCAAGGAATCACCTGGGTGGGAGGGTATAGAACACGAAGGTACATGAATACTACTTCTGTTAGACTGCTTCAATTATTAAATGAACAGTTTGGGTAG
- a CDS encoding IS3 family transposase gives MLESFLLEHQIKMGRDALFDLLSLHTLLIRRRKRVIRTTQSNHWMRKYPNLIRAFIPTAPNQLWVSDITYWKTGFGVLYISLITDAFSHKIIGYNLAQSLEAIESLKALKMALKQDILSQNLIHHSDRGSQYCSYKYVNLLNSYDVQISMTESGDPLENAVAERVNGILKEEYLEYYKVRTFKQAKELFDKVVVLYNEHRPHMSIGNQTPNKVHLGEVEKGERKWKTYYRKVNQEQKSEECV, from the coding sequence ATGTTGGAAAGTTTTCTGCTAGAGCACCAAATAAAAATGGGGAGAGATGCTTTGTTTGACTTGCTTTCCCTACATACTTTATTGATTAGAAGGAGAAAAAGAGTCATCAGAACAACCCAGTCTAATCACTGGATGAGAAAATACCCCAACTTAATAAGAGCATTTATTCCAACTGCTCCTAACCAGTTATGGGTAAGTGATATAACTTATTGGAAAACAGGATTTGGTGTTTTGTATATTTCTTTAATTACAGATGCTTTTAGTCATAAAATAATTGGTTATAACCTAGCTCAATCTCTTGAAGCCATTGAGAGTTTAAAGGCTCTTAAAATGGCATTAAAGCAGGATATATTGTCGCAAAATCTTATTCATCATTCTGACAGAGGGAGTCAGTATTGCAGCTATAAATATGTAAATCTCTTAAATAGTTATGATGTTCAAATAAGTATGACTGAATCTGGAGATCCGTTAGAAAATGCCGTTGCAGAAAGGGTTAATGGAATACTAAAAGAAGAATATTTAGAGTATTATAAAGTAAGAACTTTTAAGCAGGCTAAGGAGTTATTTGACAAGGTGGTTGTCTTGTATAATGAACATAGACCTCACATGAGTATTGGGAATCAAACTCCTAATAAGGTTCATTTAGGAGAGGTGGAAAAGGGCGAAAGGAAATGGAAAACATATTATAGAAAAGTAAATCAAGAACAAAAAAGTGAAGAGTGTGTATAG
- a CDS encoding DUF2225 domain-containing protein yields MKKTTLFRLSLLTLGLVCSTLLYGHTSYPVKVKCPIDGKKFTIYVTGSYTTFNTLKDFQKQGAIGDLYESMINSCPKCHYSGYKNDFDTTYTKTTKQDILKILEPYKELRMTDVLENEIAVKINQYFKRNNDIIANLYLKASYFLKGDSSQIVKRKELQLNAATYFVKAVENKEYDEESTYATINYLIGELYRRIGDFDNAIKYYDLAINDEKKKDWLLEVATKQKELALKRDDDNSI; encoded by the coding sequence ATGAAGAAAACGACATTATTTAGATTATCACTTTTGACATTAGGACTTGTATGTTCCACTTTGTTATATGGACACACAAGCTATCCTGTGAAAGTAAAGTGTCCTATTGACGGAAAGAAGTTTACAATTTATGTAACGGGAAGTTATACGACATTCAATACATTAAAAGACTTTCAAAAACAAGGTGCAATTGGCGACTTATACGAAAGTATGATAAACTCTTGTCCAAAATGTCATTACTCTGGCTACAAAAACGACTTTGACACGACATATACAAAAACAACTAAGCAAGACATTCTTAAAATTCTTGAACCTTACAAAGAATTAAGAATGACAGACGTTTTAGAAAATGAAATTGCTGTCAAAATCAATCAGTATTTTAAACGAAACAATGACATCATTGCAAATTTGTATTTAAAAGCATCGTATTTTTTAAAAGGCGACAGTTCTCAAATAGTTAAACGAAAAGAACTTCAACTAAATGCTGCGACATACTTTGTTAAAGCCGTTGAAAACAAGGAATATGATGAAGAATCAACTTATGCTACAATAAATTATTTAATTGGCGAACTTTACCGAAGAATAGGCGATTTTGATAACGCAATCAAATATTATGACTTGGCAATTAATGACGAGAAGAAAAAAGATTGGCTTCTTGAAGTAGCGACAAAACAAAAAGAACTTGCATTAAAAAGAGATGACGACAATAGCATTTAA
- a CDS encoding MoxR family ATPase, with the protein MEENQEPQGHINLENSQGEFTNRLDFTELSIHLQKIKDEVKKVIVGQESMIEHLLVALLSNGHVLIEGVPGVAKTITAKLISKTVDVGFSRIQFTPDLMPADILGTSVFNMKNSEFEFKKGPIFSNFILIDEINRSPAKTQAALFEVMEERQITMDGKRYQMDEPFIVVATQNPIEQEGTYRLPEAQLDRFLFKIKVDYPNLEQEVQIIKNQHISKVEDKTSQIQAVVTASNLKKFQLLIKDVIVEDKILEYIAKIVVSTRENPFLYLGASPRASLALLTSSKGFAAIRGRDFVTPEDIKDAANAVLRHRVIIAPEREMEGMEIEEVVKQIIDGIEIPR; encoded by the coding sequence ATGGAAGAAAATCAAGAACCACAAGGGCACATTAACCTGGAAAATTCTCAAGGAGAGTTTACCAATAGATTGGATTTTACCGAGTTAAGTATTCATCTTCAAAAAATTAAGGATGAAGTTAAAAAGGTGATTGTTGGACAAGAGTCTATGATTGAACATCTTTTAGTGGCTTTACTTTCAAACGGGCATGTGCTGATTGAAGGTGTGCCAGGAGTTGCCAAAACGATTACAGCAAAGTTAATTTCCAAAACAGTAGATGTAGGCTTTAGCAGGATACAATTTACGCCTGATCTTATGCCTGCAGATATTTTGGGAACTTCTGTATTTAACATGAAGAATTCGGAATTTGAATTCAAAAAGGGTCCAATCTTTTCTAATTTTATATTGATTGATGAGATTAACCGCTCTCCAGCTAAAACACAAGCAGCTTTGTTTGAGGTAATGGAAGAACGACAAATTACCATGGATGGTAAACGATATCAAATGGATGAGCCATTTATTGTAGTTGCTACTCAAAATCCGATAGAGCAAGAAGGAACGTATCGTTTACCCGAAGCACAACTAGATCGCTTTTTATTTAAAATTAAAGTAGATTATCCTAATTTGGAACAAGAGGTTCAGATTATTAAAAATCAGCATATATCAAAGGTAGAAGATAAAACATCTCAGATTCAAGCTGTTGTAACTGCCTCTAATCTGAAAAAATTCCAACTACTTATTAAGGATGTGATTGTGGAAGATAAAATCTTAGAATATATAGCAAAAATCGTAGTTTCTACTAGAGAAAATCCATTCTTGTATCTCGGAGCTTCCCCTCGTGCATCTCTTGCTTTATTGACTTCCTCTAAAGGATTTGCCGCCATACGTGGAAGGGATTTTGTGACTCCTGAAGATATTAAGGACGCCGCAAATGCTGTGCTACGTCACCGTGTTATCATTGCGCCTGAACGCGAAATGGAAGGGATGGAAATTGAAGAAGTTGTGAAACAAATTATTGACGGAATTGAAATACCACGTTAA
- a CDS encoding DUF58 domain-containing protein, translating to MKKLYLNNTFFILLGVLIILYVFSFFYPALLNISNGFLVLFLGIIGVDIFLLYRRTLGLKARRIVPEKLSNGDDNQIKFHLKNRYPFRISVKVIDEVPKQFQLRHFEIHKHIAPMDEVHFQFALTPKERGEYIFGALNVFVSSPLNLIAKRYKFQEDVMLPSYPSFIHLQKYELLALQNEVLFGGIKKIRKIGHTMEFEQIKEYVRGDDIRTINWKATGKSNQLMVNQYQEERAQRIYMIIDKGRVMKMPFNGLSLLDYAINASMALSYIVLKKQDRAGVMTFSKKVENIVAAEAKSSQMKRIADALYNVQTNFFESDFNRLYVDLRNHIKQRSLLLLFTNFETQDALKRQLKYLRGLAKQHLVVVIFFENAEIKKLLDYKNASNIEDIYDEIIAEKFEYEKKLIRQELSKYGIHSIYTLPENLNISVINKYLEIKARGLI from the coding sequence ATGAAAAAGCTTTATCTAAATAACACATTTTTTATTCTCTTGGGAGTATTGATTATACTCTATGTTTTTAGCTTTTTCTATCCTGCTCTTTTGAATATTAGTAATGGTTTTTTAGTTCTTTTTTTAGGAATAATAGGAGTTGATATCTTTTTGCTTTATAGACGAACTTTAGGATTAAAAGCGAGACGTATCGTTCCTGAAAAATTGTCAAACGGTGACGATAATCAAATTAAATTTCATCTAAAAAACAGATACCCCTTCCGGATTTCTGTAAAAGTGATTGATGAGGTTCCTAAACAATTTCAATTGCGTCATTTTGAAATTCATAAGCATATCGCTCCTATGGATGAAGTTCATTTTCAATTTGCCTTAACTCCCAAAGAACGTGGAGAATATATATTTGGCGCATTGAACGTATTCGTAAGTTCTCCATTGAATTTGATAGCTAAACGTTATAAATTTCAAGAAGATGTGATGCTTCCAAGTTACCCTTCTTTTATTCATCTCCAAAAGTACGAACTGTTAGCACTTCAAAATGAAGTGTTATTCGGTGGTATCAAGAAAATTAGAAAGATTGGTCACACAATGGAATTTGAACAGATCAAAGAGTATGTGAGGGGAGATGATATTCGAACTATCAATTGGAAAGCCACAGGGAAAAGCAATCAACTGATGGTTAATCAATATCAAGAAGAGCGGGCACAGCGTATCTATATGATAATAGACAAAGGTAGAGTCATGAAAATGCCTTTCAATGGCTTATCTCTATTAGATTATGCCATTAATGCTTCCATGGCTTTGTCTTATATCGTTCTAAAGAAACAAGATAGGGCAGGGGTTATGACTTTTTCTAAAAAAGTAGAAAACATCGTGGCTGCAGAGGCAAAATCTAGCCAAATGAAACGTATTGCTGATGCGCTGTATAATGTACAAACAAACTTCTTCGAATCCGATTTCAATCGACTCTATGTAGATTTACGAAATCATATAAAGCAGCGAAGTCTATTACTTTTGTTTACTAATTTTGAAACGCAAGACGCCTTAAAAAGGCAGTTAAAGTATTTGCGCGGACTTGCCAAGCAGCATTTAGTTGTAGTAATTTTCTTTGAGAATGCTGAAATCAAAAAATTATTAGATTATAAGAATGCTTCTAACATTGAGGATATTTACGATGAGATTATAGCTGAAAAATTTGAATACGAAAAGAAATTAATTAGACAAGAATTATCAAAATATGGTATCCATTCTATTTATACTTTACCAGAAAATCTAAATATCTCAGTGATAAATAAATATCTGGAGATTAAAGCGAGAGGTTTAATTTGA
- a CDS encoding reverse transcriptase domain-containing protein, producing MLYQRKGGERLLGIPTILDRIAQQVVRKHLERIVEPKFHSSSFGYRPNRNCHQAVEQAYTNLYNHDFAIDLDIKGFFDNIDHELMMKALKHYCSDNWFCYMWKGG from the coding sequence TTGCTATACCAAAGAAAGGGAGGAGAACGATTACTCGGTATCCCGACGATTTTAGACCGTATAGCACAACAAGTAGTACGAAAACACTTGGAACGAATAGTAGAACCAAAATTTCATTCCAGTTCATTTGGTTACCGACCCAATCGGAACTGTCATCAAGCCGTTGAACAAGCATATACAAATTTATACAATCATGATTTTGCTATTGACTTAGACATCAAAGGTTTCTTTGACAACATCGACCACGAACTGATGATGAAAGCATTAAAACACTACTGTTCAGACAATTGGTTTTGTTATATGTGGAAAGGTGGTTGA
- a CDS encoding RDD family protein, whose protein sequence is METISINTSQNVNINFALANIGERMVAFLFDMMVKFAYLIVLWFVFIKIGNLDKYLDNMDGWSSAAIINLFFLPIYFYTLFFESLMEGQTPGKKVMKIKVIKSDAYQGHFMDYFARWIFRLVDVFISLGLVGILTIIINTKNKRLGDIVAGTAVITLKSKYNISHTILVDLQQDYVPLYPQVVALSDNDLRIIKENFQKAIATKNKVLAEKLADKICEITGITFNQEEVKLSTFIETIIKDYNYYTGKEF, encoded by the coding sequence ATGGAAACTATTTCTATAAATACTTCTCAAAATGTGAATATTAACTTTGCTTTAGCTAATATAGGAGAGCGCATGGTTGCATTTTTATTTGATATGATGGTAAAATTTGCCTACCTAATTGTTTTATGGTTTGTTTTTATCAAAATAGGGAATCTTGATAAATATCTTGACAATATGGATGGTTGGTCTTCGGCTGCCATCATAAATCTATTTTTTCTCCCTATTTATTTCTATACTTTATTTTTTGAAAGCCTAATGGAAGGGCAAACACCGGGGAAAAAAGTTATGAAAATTAAAGTGATCAAATCAGATGCTTATCAAGGACATTTTATGGACTATTTTGCTCGGTGGATTTTTCGTTTAGTAGATGTGTTTATCAGTCTTGGATTAGTGGGAATACTTACCATTATCATTAATACCAAAAATAAAAGATTAGGCGATATTGTAGCTGGAACAGCGGTTATTACCTTAAAAAGCAAATACAATATTAGTCACACTATTCTGGTTGATTTACAACAAGACTACGTTCCGCTCTACCCACAAGTAGTTGCCTTATCTGACAATGACCTACGTATTATCAAAGAAAATTTTCAAAAAGCAATAGCAACCAAGAATAAAGTACTTGCAGAAAAATTAGCTGATAAAATTTGTGAAATAACGGGTATCACATTTAATCAAGAGGAAGTGAAATTGAGTACTTTCATTGAAACGATTATCAAAGATTATAATTACTATACTGGGAAAGAGTTTTAA
- a CDS encoding reverse transcriptase domain-containing protein produces MERWLKAGIVQKEGDFKPTLSGTPQGGVISPLLANLFLHVVFDKWMDKFHPEKPFERYADDIVVHCKTENQAQFMLRQIKERMESCKLQLHEVKSKIVNLRGFSQTKYSKGFDFLGFTIRPRAYKTKGTGKVKSIPCICVSQKSKTSIMRKFREMNLHKRRKSLEEIAKEINPVIRGIINYYHKFWKDDMRMVWNQLNARLLKWTKWEKDLFKKASVRYLKTKYKENPNLFAHWLLVYP; encoded by the coding sequence GTGGAAAGGTGGTTGAAAGCAGGAATTGTACAGAAAGAGGGAGATTTTAAACCAACCCTTTCAGGAACTCCACAAGGTGGCGTTATTAGTCCGCTTTTAGCAAACTTATTTCTACATGTAGTCTTCGATAAATGGATGGATAAGTTCCACCCTGAAAAGCCATTTGAAAGGTATGCAGATGATATTGTAGTGCATTGCAAAACCGAGAATCAAGCGCAATTCATGTTGCGCCAAATTAAAGAGCGCATGGAATCGTGTAAATTACAGTTGCATGAAGTCAAAAGTAAAATAGTCAATTTGAGAGGGTTTTCACAAACGAAATACTCCAAAGGGTTCGACTTTCTTGGCTTTACAATCCGTCCACGAGCCTACAAAACAAAAGGCACAGGAAAAGTGAAATCTATTCCATGTATCTGCGTAAGTCAGAAGTCGAAGACAAGCATCATGCGAAAGTTCAGGGAAATGAATTTACACAAGCGCAGAAAATCCTTGGAAGAAATCGCCAAGGAAATCAACCCCGTCATTCGTGGGATTATCAACTATTACCACAAGTTTTGGAAAGATGATATGCGAATGGTGTGGAATCAACTGAACGCACGACTACTGAAATGGACAAAATGGGAGAAAGACTTATTCAAGAAAGCCTCTGTGCGCTACTTGAAAACCAAGTACAAAGAAAACCCCAATTTATTTGCGCATTGGTTATTGGTATATCCGTAA
- a CDS encoding glutamine synthetase III — protein MSLVRKNAYEDVLHRIPKEVQADSKIAEKFGENVFHEDKMREYLPKHAYEVIRDAIATGSKIDRITADIVASAMKDWAIEKGATHYTHWFQPLTGTTAEKHDSFFEPIGPGKGINMFNGNLLVQQEPDASSFPSGGIRNTFEARGYTAWDPSSPAFVISNMLCIPTIFIAYTGEALDYKMPLLRALNAIDKAAVDVCQYFDKDITKVNVTLGWEQEYFLVDKSMYSARPDMVMTGRLLFGQKPAKGQQMDDHYFGSIPRRVTSFMRDFEMTAIKLGIPVRTRHNEVAPCQFECAPIFEECNLANDHNLLLMDLLDKIAKKHDFRVLLHEKPFRGLNGSGKHNNWSLSTNTGVNLLSPGINPKTNLRFLTFFVNTIKAIHDNADILRASIANASNDHRLGAQEAPPAIMSVFIGSYLSKFLDDLEKSIKAGKMTPQDKTELKLNIGKIPQLLVDNTDRNRTSPFAFTGNKFEYRAVGSSANCGQPMIMLNTIVARQLKLFKEAVDQRIAKGNGKDEAILKELQKIIKESKKIRFEGNGYGEEWHKEAAKRGLSNLKDTPEALQVWDRKEVLDLFEEMGVLSPRELAARKEIELEKYIKVIQIEARTIEDLTQNHIIPVAIKYQNELVNNIKGIEEVLGKTQAKSTTSAQRSILSDLILHMNQMQEYSRTMLVNRKKANKIENIEERAIAYRDTVLVYFDKISYHTNKLETLVDDEIWPFPKLREILYID, from the coding sequence ATGTCCTTAGTCCGTAAAAATGCCTACGAAGATGTACTACATCGTATCCCAAAAGAAGTTCAAGCAGATTCAAAAATTGCAGAAAAATTTGGAGAAAATGTCTTTCATGAAGATAAAATGCGTGAATATTTACCAAAACACGCTTATGAAGTTATAAGAGACGCTATCGCAACAGGCAGTAAAATAGATCGAATTACGGCAGATATAGTGGCTTCAGCTATGAAGGATTGGGCTATAGAGAAAGGAGCGACACATTATACGCATTGGTTTCAGCCATTGACAGGGACAACTGCTGAAAAACACGATTCTTTCTTTGAACCGATAGGTCCAGGAAAGGGTATCAATATGTTTAATGGAAATTTGTTGGTACAACAAGAACCTGATGCTTCTTCTTTTCCTAGTGGAGGAATTAGAAATACATTTGAAGCAAGAGGTTATACAGCTTGGGATCCTTCATCGCCTGCTTTTGTGATTTCAAATATGTTGTGTATCCCAACTATTTTTATTGCATATACGGGAGAAGCATTAGACTATAAAATGCCATTGCTTCGAGCGTTAAATGCAATTGATAAAGCGGCAGTCGATGTTTGCCAATATTTTGATAAAGATATTACAAAAGTGAACGTTACTCTAGGCTGGGAACAAGAATATTTCTTAGTTGATAAATCAATGTATAGTGCACGCCCTGATATGGTTATGACAGGACGTCTTCTTTTTGGTCAAAAACCGGCTAAAGGACAACAAATGGATGATCATTATTTTGGGTCTATACCTCGAAGAGTCACTAGTTTTATGCGAGATTTTGAGATGACAGCTATTAAGCTAGGTATCCCTGTTAGAACTCGCCATAATGAAGTTGCTCCTTGTCAATTTGAATGTGCTCCTATTTTTGAAGAATGTAATTTAGCGAATGACCATAACTTATTGTTAATGGATTTGCTAGATAAAATTGCTAAAAAGCATGATTTTAGAGTGCTTTTGCATGAAAAACCTTTTCGCGGATTGAATGGTTCGGGAAAACATAATAATTGGTCATTATCCACCAATACCGGAGTAAATCTTTTATCACCAGGCATTAATCCAAAAACTAACCTTCGTTTTCTTACCTTCTTTGTGAACACGATTAAAGCTATTCATGATAATGCGGATATATTACGTGCCTCTATTGCTAATGCATCTAATGACCATCGTTTAGGAGCGCAAGAAGCACCTCCTGCAATTATGTCTGTGTTTATAGGATCCTATTTATCTAAATTTTTAGATGATTTAGAGAAAAGTATCAAAGCTGGTAAAATGACACCACAAGATAAGACAGAGTTAAAACTAAATATAGGAAAAATACCTCAACTTTTAGTGGATAATACAGATAGAAATAGAACTTCCCCATTTGCATTTACTGGAAATAAGTTTGAATACCGGGCGGTTGGCTCATCCGCTAATTGCGGTCAACCTATGATTATGTTAAATACGATAGTTGCAAGGCAATTAAAGTTGTTTAAAGAGGCTGTAGATCAGCGTATAGCTAAAGGAAATGGTAAGGATGAAGCTATATTAAAAGAATTACAAAAAATCATTAAAGAATCAAAAAAGATCCGTTTTGAAGGAAATGGATATGGGGAAGAATGGCATAAAGAAGCAGCTAAGAGAGGTTTGAGTAATTTGAAAGATACTCCGGAAGCTCTCCAAGTATGGGATAGAAAAGAAGTATTAGACTTATTTGAAGAAATGGGAGTGCTTTCTCCTAGAGAATTAGCAGCTCGTAAAGAGATCGAATTGGAAAAATATATAAAGGTTATTCAGATAGAGGCTCGAACCATAGAAGATTTAACGCAAAACCATATTATCCCTGTAGCTATTAAGTATCAAAATGAGCTAGTCAATAATATCAAAGGTATAGAAGAAGTTTTAGGTAAAACCCAAGCAAAATCTACTACATCGGCACAAAGATCCATTCTTTCAGATTTGATTTTACACATGAATCAAATGCAGGAATATTCTAGAACCATGTTGGTAAATAGAAAAAAGGCGAATAAAATTGAAAATATAGAAGAGCGAGCAATAGCATATAGAGATACGGTTCTCGTTTATTTTGATAAAATTTCATATCATACCAATAAATTAGAAACGTTAGTAGATGATGAAATATGGCCTTTTCCTAAATTGAGAGAGATTTTGTATATTGACTAG
- a CDS encoding DUF4129 domain-containing protein, giving the protein MIKKIIYIAILGIVFCFGEGNLLAQRDYQANVKTETPIQEQYLYAEDVDSLLNSDYQTVNTVYPQKFKNKFQDKYTSEAFNYNTIKPQKSIWQIWMDKLGEFLDNLFKSSHIDGINNFTLWIFRIFSILLVGVVLYFLIRFLLQKNGNWIFTKKGIGIDPETEDITENIHVINFPTLIGKYEQLEDYRTAVRYWFLYVLKSMTDKDLIEWDPEKTNRDYMQLLLGSKYHRDFQELARIFDYIWYGKREINQADYVNYKSKYQRVLHNL; this is encoded by the coding sequence GTGATTAAGAAAATTATATACATAGCAATTCTTGGTATCGTCTTTTGCTTTGGAGAAGGTAATCTATTGGCTCAAAGAGATTATCAGGCTAATGTAAAAACTGAAACACCTATACAAGAACAATATCTTTATGCCGAAGATGTTGATTCTCTTTTAAATAGTGATTATCAGACTGTAAATACTGTTTATCCACAAAAGTTTAAAAATAAATTTCAAGATAAATATACGAGCGAAGCATTTAATTACAATACGATAAAACCGCAAAAATCTATTTGGCAGATTTGGATGGATAAATTAGGAGAATTTTTGGATAATTTATTTAAATCCTCCCATATTGATGGAATCAATAACTTCACTTTGTGGATTTTTAGAATATTTTCTATTTTGCTGGTTGGTGTAGTTCTATATTTTTTAATTCGATTTTTGCTGCAAAAGAATGGAAACTGGATATTTACAAAGAAGGGAATAGGAATTGATCCGGAAACAGAAGATATTACAGAAAATATTCATGTAATTAATTTCCCTACCTTAATTGGTAAATACGAACAATTAGAAGATTATCGCACCGCTGTTCGCTATTGGTTTTTGTATGTATTGAAGTCTATGACTGACAAGGATTTGATAGAGTGGGATCCAGAAAAAACCAATAGGGATTACATGCAGTTATTGTTGGGTAGTAAGTATCATCGTGATTTTCAAGAATTAGCACGCATCTTCGACTATATCTGGTACGGTAAACGAGAGATAAATCAAGCGGATTACGTAAATTATAAATCCAAATATCAAAGAGTACTTCACAATTTATGA